The Brevibacillus brevis genome contains a region encoding:
- a CDS encoding ribosomal-processing cysteine protease Prp: MIKIQAYLDNGEMKIHAVGHANYAEHGKDIVCAGVSTIMQTALLGIQAIAQQYPDYVSLEIQNQEGEGTK; encoded by the coding sequence GTGATCAAGATTCAAGCGTATCTGGACAACGGTGAAATGAAAATACATGCGGTAGGTCATGCCAATTATGCAGAGCATGGAAAGGACATTGTATGTGCTGGGGTTTCTACCATCATGCAAACCGCGTTGCTGGGGATTCAAGCAATAGCACAGCAATACCCGGATTATGTGTCTTTAGAAATTCAAAATCAGGAAGGAGAAGGAACGAAGTGA
- a CDS encoding YbjQ family protein, with amino-acid sequence MSFFGGKKESNNEPSILVISSDKINRDYEPLGTVTVTSPKVTHDVDFIVKMLGDKAQEQGADAVICFRYNLNGALHTAYGTAIKFK; translated from the coding sequence ATGAGTTTTTTTGGTGGAAAAAAAGAATCGAATAACGAACCAAGTATTTTGGTAATCTCTTCCGACAAAATTAACAGGGATTACGAACCATTAGGGACAGTTACAGTTACATCACCTAAAGTAACACATGATGTTGATTTCATTGTAAAAATGCTTGGTGATAAAGCTCAGGAACAAGGAGCAGATGCAGTTATCTGCTTCAGATACAATTTAAACGGTGCCTTACATACTGCCTACGGTACCGCAATTAAATTCAAGTAA
- a CDS encoding DUF2577 domain-containing protein — protein MNGFQKLAHVLSGANQKQGTGGTNPPPKDIRIELATVIKPPPDLKILIDGMTEPIGKEFITVLEHLTRHTRIVTITHQEKAERDLGDMKKEDFLDTDDLAAPFTSFKHNYLLLQFEDVLKVNDKVHVLSVDSAYYILDRVKRP, from the coding sequence GTGAATGGCTTTCAAAAGCTTGCTCACGTACTTTCAGGTGCCAATCAAAAACAAGGAACTGGTGGGACAAATCCACCCCCAAAGGATATACGGATAGAGTTGGCAACTGTCATTAAGCCACCACCCGATTTGAAAATCTTGATAGATGGTATGACAGAACCAATTGGGAAAGAGTTTATTACTGTCTTAGAACACTTGACGAGACATACACGAATTGTCACGATTACCCATCAAGAAAAAGCAGAACGTGATCTGGGTGACATGAAAAAGGAAGATTTTTTAGACACGGATGACTTGGCTGCGCCGTTTACCTCGTTCAAACATAACTATTTGTTACTGCAATTTGAGGACGTGCTGAAGGTAAACGATAAAGTACACGTGTTATCTGTGGACTCTGCCTATTACATCCTTGATAGGGTGAAACGCCCATGA
- a CDS encoding HK97 gp10 family phage protein: MAKVDKRDLERMYKRLKKHNKREVQVSMDRVARMAGMQVLRGAQDRVPVRDGILRASLVIGHKENVFDLVLSGLRAEITVGTNLSYARYVEEGFTQRKGQFVPGYWDREKFIYVPDHPDGMILKGKRVPGVHYLARSTAEVESIMDELVKEELDDLARRLFPDG, encoded by the coding sequence ATGGCAAAGGTAGATAAGAGAGACCTGGAGCGTATGTACAAACGCTTGAAAAAGCATAACAAACGTGAAGTACAGGTTTCTATGGATCGTGTTGCCCGTATGGCTGGTATGCAGGTGTTACGGGGAGCTCAAGATAGGGTTCCAGTACGGGACGGGATTCTTCGTGCCTCTCTGGTTATTGGTCACAAGGAAAATGTATTTGATTTGGTCCTAAGTGGGCTTCGAGCTGAAATCACGGTAGGCACCAACCTGTCATATGCGCGTTACGTGGAAGAAGGGTTCACTCAGAGGAAAGGGCAATTTGTGCCGGGGTACTGGGATCGAGAAAAATTCATTTATGTCCCTGATCATCCAGACGGCATGATCTTGAAAGGGAAGCGCGTTCCTGGTGTTCACTATCTTGCGAGATCGACAGCAGAGGTTGAGTCAATCATGGACGAGTTGGTAAAAGAAGAGCTGGATGATTTAGCAAGGAGGCTGTTTCCAGATGGGTGA
- a CDS encoding phage tail tape measure protein, with protein MAATTTLAFEDKISRQLTSLLRLLGKTLDAFDDVEDAASDVEDAIENMDDGAIREMERALDDAYQQATRLSRELSDVDQEAGAVDGKGASRLERALREAAKAGDEAAASLEHVDAVAGHLEEIGGLATAGGAVVTAGLSTAAMAAHDMDQALGILQANVGATDAEMSSLSESAKGVFASGLVETPLEAAESYGRLRQLLEGTDEQIGKVAEGALALEKASFGNLDQASIAKALDMMQGQWATDPIKGLDMITAAYQRVGDKADDLLDTIWEYSPQFAEAGISAEKMMGMFVAGAEKGALNFDKLGDAFKESFGIRLNKALDEKALGALEGIFGEDKLFKMLDQIKAGGKEAENAIMTITAGIASIKDQKLQDDVLGNVFGTQYEDVGRKALMSMLNAGPLEDFAGKTTEIVGQVSNEWQAMANEMKLAIDPIGDSVLEVAKPIVGLLAKIAKGIGAFTKEHPFITKVAVSFLMVMAALALLVGPLIFLAGIWMPVSAGFAAMSGAMAGFGIASISALWPILLVIAAIIALIAIGWWLYENWDMVSAYLVAGWEWVKNAGIAVWDGITAYFKMQFEFWKGLFTAFIQFLTGDWSGAWETVKETFFNAFTTIDGWFDGWISGLFDSGKKIILTIVDGILSVKDEVANAIASALEWADQFLPHSDAELGPFSRLTDSGMAIPETMAMGVEASSDSLVSALDGTFSQVPSYTPSITSGSQAQYTRPNEQPASLYIDFHPTIQVTLQSTIENTEDELENLCERIAIMLAEKVKHVLSGTGSIVLE; from the coding sequence ATGGCAGCAACAACAACTCTTGCCTTTGAAGACAAGATAAGTCGGCAACTCACTTCTCTCCTGCGTTTGCTCGGCAAAACCCTAGATGCTTTCGATGATGTGGAAGATGCTGCAAGTGATGTCGAGGATGCGATTGAAAACATGGATGACGGCGCGATCAGGGAAATGGAACGTGCCTTGGATGACGCTTACCAGCAAGCAACAAGACTGTCCCGAGAACTTTCTGATGTAGATCAAGAAGCCGGTGCTGTTGATGGTAAAGGGGCTTCAAGGCTGGAAAGAGCCCTCCGTGAAGCTGCAAAAGCTGGTGATGAAGCAGCAGCATCACTTGAACATGTAGATGCCGTAGCAGGACACCTTGAGGAAATTGGCGGACTGGCAACAGCAGGAGGCGCGGTCGTTACAGCAGGATTGTCTACGGCTGCTATGGCAGCGCACGACATGGATCAGGCTCTTGGCATTTTACAGGCGAATGTAGGTGCTACAGACGCTGAAATGTCGAGCTTGTCAGAAAGCGCCAAAGGGGTTTTCGCATCAGGTCTGGTAGAAACGCCATTGGAAGCTGCTGAATCGTATGGAAGGCTTCGCCAACTTTTAGAAGGTACAGACGAACAGATCGGGAAAGTGGCTGAAGGTGCTCTCGCACTTGAAAAGGCTTCTTTCGGTAATCTTGATCAAGCAAGCATTGCAAAAGCGTTGGATATGATGCAGGGGCAATGGGCTACTGACCCAATTAAAGGATTGGACATGATAACGGCAGCTTACCAACGAGTGGGTGACAAGGCAGATGATTTACTCGATACAATCTGGGAATACTCACCACAATTCGCGGAAGCAGGTATCAGTGCTGAAAAAATGATGGGTATGTTCGTTGCAGGAGCCGAAAAAGGGGCGCTCAATTTTGACAAGCTTGGCGATGCTTTTAAAGAGTCGTTCGGTATTCGATTGAACAAAGCGCTGGATGAGAAAGCCTTGGGCGCTCTTGAAGGTATTTTCGGTGAGGATAAACTGTTCAAAATGCTCGATCAGATTAAAGCTGGTGGAAAAGAAGCAGAAAATGCGATCATGACAATCACCGCAGGAATTGCTTCTATCAAGGATCAGAAGCTACAAGATGACGTCTTGGGAAACGTCTTTGGAACTCAGTATGAAGATGTTGGACGGAAGGCTTTAATGTCCATGCTTAATGCTGGTCCACTTGAAGATTTTGCAGGAAAAACAACTGAAATAGTTGGCCAAGTTTCGAATGAATGGCAAGCGATGGCAAACGAAATGAAGCTTGCAATTGATCCGATAGGTGACTCCGTATTAGAAGTGGCAAAACCAATTGTTGGTCTTCTTGCGAAAATTGCAAAGGGAATTGGGGCATTTACAAAAGAGCATCCGTTCATCACGAAGGTGGCAGTTTCATTTTTGATGGTAATGGCTGCCCTAGCTTTATTGGTGGGACCATTAATCTTTTTGGCTGGAATATGGATGCCTGTATCAGCAGGCTTTGCAGCAATGTCAGGTGCGATGGCTGGATTTGGCATAGCGTCGATAAGTGCTTTGTGGCCCATTCTTCTTGTAATAGCTGCGATAATAGCTTTAATAGCAATTGGCTGGTGGCTCTACGAAAATTGGGATATGGTCAGTGCTTATCTAGTAGCAGGCTGGGAATGGGTTAAAAATGCGGGGATAGCAGTTTGGGATGGAATTACAGCATATTTCAAAATGCAATTTGAATTCTGGAAAGGTCTGTTCACAGCATTTATTCAGTTCCTCACAGGTGATTGGTCGGGGGCTTGGGAGACAGTAAAGGAAACTTTTTTCAACGCCTTTACTACGATCGACGGCTGGTTTGATGGGTGGATAAGTGGCTTGTTTGATAGCGGCAAAAAAATCATACTGACAATCGTTGACGGGATCTTATCTGTTAAGGACGAAGTAGCAAATGCTATTGCCAGTGCATTAGAATGGGCTGATCAATTCTTACCACATTCTGATGCTGAGCTGGGTCCTTTTTCTCGGCTTACAGATAGTGGTATGGCTATTCCTGAGACTATGGCAATGGGTGTTGAAGCGTCAAGTGACTCATTAGTTTCAGCTTTGGATGGTACTTTTAGTCAAGTTCCAAGTTATACACCTTCTATAACAAGCGGAAGTCAGGCACAATACACAAGGCCAAATGAGCAGCCAGCTTCTCTATATATTGACTTTCATCCCACTATTCAAGTGACCTTGCAATCAACAATAGAGAATACTGAGGATGAGTTAGAGAACCTATGTGAGCGAATTGCAATTATGCTTGCAGAGAAAGTAAAACACGTTTTATCTGGAACAGGTTCCATAGTCCTTGAATAA
- a CDS encoding XkdQ/YqbQ family protein → MLPKYHYEVRFQKPGKQALLLPFSEATWSGSRQEAKRSLAVKTNNGRDRFWPDVNVEEGDLIELISFMSGTPRSLFTGMIVDLGRTAKGDINAVAYDFGFYLLNNDVAVVSTGEAADQLLKRIFAQHGIPVGGIGAMPAVEKQVIRGKSVWDAVVDVLNQVFRSTGVRYWCWIDQGKIYVGTQRGQTIQWKVQQGSNLLNAERKRSIAEMRTVVRVVGSDSEYISVLHDEVETTNAKRYGHLVKVIEIQDEDRGNKIEVAKQELQNLSRVKEQASVTSLGIDDVIAGTKIEVYEEITKLQGVFTVFGDSHTIRPGYHEMKLDLQMEVNGR, encoded by the coding sequence ATGCTGCCAAAATATCATTATGAGGTTCGATTTCAAAAGCCGGGTAAGCAAGCGCTGCTCCTTCCCTTCTCAGAAGCAACATGGTCCGGAAGTCGTCAGGAAGCAAAGCGTTCTCTGGCTGTTAAAACCAACAATGGACGGGATCGCTTTTGGCCTGATGTGAATGTAGAAGAAGGCGATCTGATCGAGTTGATTTCTTTTATGTCTGGCACTCCACGCTCACTTTTCACAGGTATGATTGTTGACTTAGGAAGGACAGCAAAAGGAGATATCAACGCAGTAGCATATGATTTCGGCTTTTATTTACTCAATAACGATGTAGCTGTGGTTTCAACAGGTGAGGCTGCCGATCAGCTTCTAAAGCGCATTTTCGCGCAGCATGGCATTCCCGTTGGGGGCATAGGAGCAATGCCTGCCGTGGAAAAACAAGTCATTCGCGGAAAGAGTGTATGGGATGCAGTTGTAGACGTCCTCAATCAAGTGTTTCGCTCTACTGGTGTTCGGTATTGGTGCTGGATTGACCAAGGGAAGATTTATGTGGGAACACAGCGAGGGCAAACAATTCAGTGGAAAGTACAGCAAGGAAGCAATCTATTAAACGCGGAACGTAAACGATCAATTGCAGAAATGAGAACAGTTGTAAGAGTGGTCGGGAGCGACAGTGAATACATTTCTGTTTTACATGATGAAGTTGAAACTACCAACGCTAAACGGTACGGCCATCTTGTTAAGGTGATAGAAATACAAGATGAAGACCGGGGAAACAAAATTGAAGTGGCTAAGCAAGAATTGCAGAATCTAAGCCGGGTCAAAGAGCAGGCTTCCGTTACTTCCTTGGGGATCGATGACGTCATTGCTGGGACGAAAATTGAAGTCTACGAGGAGATCACGAAACTTCAAGGGGTGTTTACTGTTTTCGGCGACAGCCATACGATACGACCTGGTTACCATGAAATGAAACTCGATTTGCAGATGGAGGTGAATGGAAGGTGA
- a CDS encoding phage major capsid protein, whose product MVQKTKAPTFRYNLQRFNGAGVILSSSLSGLIPEETSQEIIKDVVRGSTILKLAQLEPMTTETKKIPVFLDKPGAYWVGEGERIKTSTARWTQVTLTAKKLAVIIPMTKEALNRSRVDVFEELKPYVVEAFYTKLDAATIMGTETPFTSDILTAATKAGNSFTRGSVSGKNLADDVNSVMALIEADDQEPRAFAAHNGLKSSLRGLKNSNGDPLYLTSVREGVAEDSLYSLPIEYSRNGAWDKTKADLIAGDFKKAKVGILKDIEYEILKEATLQSITAADGKPLSLAEQDMVALKATFQVAFLVIKEGAFAVLRPTGFVPTP is encoded by the coding sequence ATGGTACAAAAAACGAAAGCACCCACCTTCCGCTATAACCTACAACGATTCAATGGAGCAGGAGTAATTCTCAGCAGCAGTTTAAGTGGACTTATCCCAGAAGAGACCTCGCAAGAAATTATCAAGGATGTGGTGCGCGGCTCGACAATCCTCAAGCTGGCTCAACTAGAGCCAATGACAACAGAAACAAAGAAAATTCCGGTGTTCCTGGATAAGCCCGGCGCATATTGGGTGGGTGAGGGTGAACGTATCAAAACGTCTACTGCACGGTGGACACAGGTTACATTGACAGCAAAGAAACTGGCAGTCATTATCCCTATGACCAAGGAAGCGCTGAATCGTTCCAGAGTTGATGTCTTTGAAGAACTAAAGCCTTATGTGGTGGAAGCCTTTTATACCAAACTGGACGCGGCAACAATCATGGGAACGGAGACGCCATTTACATCTGACATTCTCACTGCTGCTACAAAGGCAGGCAATAGCTTTACCCGTGGTTCCGTGTCTGGTAAGAACTTGGCAGACGATGTAAATAGTGTGATGGCACTCATTGAAGCAGACGACCAGGAGCCCCGCGCTTTTGCTGCACACAATGGCTTGAAATCCTCGTTACGCGGTTTGAAAAATAGCAATGGTGATCCACTTTACCTAACAAGTGTACGGGAGGGTGTAGCAGAAGATTCACTTTACTCCTTACCGATTGAATACAGTCGGAATGGTGCCTGGGATAAAACGAAAGCTGACTTGATCGCGGGTGATTTCAAAAAGGCGAAGGTCGGTATTCTCAAGGACATCGAATATGAAATCTTGAAAGAGGCTACCTTGCAAAGTATTACTGCTGCAGATGGGAAGCCTCTTTCTCTTGCTGAGCAAGACATGGTTGCATTGAAAGCTACGTTCCAAGTTGCGTTCCTTGTAATCAAAGAAGGGGCATTTGCTGTCCTACGTCCTACCGGATTTGTACCAACACCTTAA
- a CDS encoding phage tail sheath N-terminal beta-sandwich domain-containing protein gives MAGQYQPGEDKVLSGVYSFLKSFIKEQTQLGNRGKLALPIVADWGPIGEFVTVRSKVSAEKIFGVTEAFNLIWAANPYPTEVLLYRVAGDSAAVASVTLKSNATDVLLVEAKFKGEAGNNLKVVVQPSLLDATKTELLIYRGAELVDSRAAKTVDDLVQAFSDSEFVVLKKIADTLPDATAGVNLTGGNSGTSVEAKKYTAYQNALATQKGKYGVFTLGIADPALNAAAEDWTKQQNALGNYIKFVFGGDETRDKNKQTIMKASTDVNHMAIVNVGSGARWKGNTYASSKVAIYIASLMASLPLNYTMALYITPFESLTHEWDPDTDLIEMVQAGVLMLNMDNRQVIIQEPVNTLTIPGPDQSKDYGKIRVADTFHTILHAEEEAGKEWIRQQPNSNSPARRAAFCQMMKQEVFRPLATLEVIANDYEFIEDPEYHGEDPIYTPARNAGHFIAGFRHQDALEKIYIYNKSK, from the coding sequence ATGGCGGGACAATATCAGCCGGGAGAAGATAAAGTCTTATCCGGTGTCTATTCGTTTCTAAAGTCTTTTATTAAGGAGCAAACCCAGCTTGGTAATCGCGGAAAATTGGCATTACCAATCGTCGCGGATTGGGGACCGATCGGGGAATTTGTAACAGTCCGATCCAAGGTTTCCGCAGAGAAAATCTTCGGAGTCACAGAAGCATTTAATCTGATTTGGGCAGCTAATCCTTATCCAACAGAGGTCTTGCTGTACCGCGTGGCGGGGGATAGTGCGGCTGTCGCAAGTGTGACTTTGAAGAGTAATGCAACCGATGTATTACTTGTGGAAGCCAAGTTCAAAGGAGAGGCTGGCAACAATTTGAAAGTCGTAGTGCAGCCAAGCTTGTTGGATGCTACCAAAACAGAGTTGCTGATCTATCGGGGAGCGGAGCTGGTGGACAGTCGGGCAGCGAAAACGGTGGATGATCTGGTTCAGGCTTTCAGTGATAGTGAGTTTGTTGTCTTGAAAAAGATAGCTGATACACTTCCTGATGCAACGGCGGGTGTAAACCTGACTGGAGGTAACAGTGGAACCAGTGTGGAGGCAAAAAAATACACGGCATATCAAAATGCGCTTGCGACTCAGAAAGGCAAGTACGGTGTATTTACTCTTGGAATTGCTGATCCTGCCCTAAATGCGGCAGCAGAAGACTGGACTAAACAGCAAAATGCGCTAGGTAATTACATCAAGTTTGTTTTCGGCGGCGATGAAACAAGGGATAAAAACAAGCAAACCATCATGAAAGCATCTACCGATGTGAACCACATGGCTATTGTCAATGTAGGAAGTGGAGCACGTTGGAAAGGCAACACCTATGCGAGTTCAAAAGTGGCCATTTACATTGCATCCCTGATGGCTTCCCTGCCGCTTAATTACACGATGGCATTATATATTACTCCATTCGAATCCCTAACACATGAGTGGGACCCGGATACGGATTTAATTGAAATGGTGCAAGCTGGTGTACTCATGCTGAACATGGACAATCGGCAGGTTATCATCCAGGAGCCTGTAAATACCCTGACTATTCCGGGGCCTGATCAGTCAAAAGACTACGGCAAGATTCGGGTGGCTGACACCTTCCACACTATCCTCCATGCAGAAGAGGAAGCAGGAAAGGAGTGGATTCGTCAGCAGCCAAACAGCAACAGCCCTGCTCGCCGCGCTGCCTTTTGCCAGATGATGAAGCAAGAGGTATTCAGACCCCTTGCTACGCTGGAAGTAATCGCGAATGATTACGAATTCATTGAAGACCCCGAATATCACGGGGAGGACCCGATTTACACGCCAGCTCGTAATGCGGGCCATTTCATTGCTGGCTTCCGCCATCAAGATGCTCTCGAAAAAATTTATATCTACAACAAATCAAAGTGA
- a CDS encoding DNA-packaging protein, translating into MAILTSSELIGFYAEFASWELSRLDPVILRANVYVEGQVTVPDPVPLELKLAVAMVVKDMAQDRRLSSTKQGDYQETFSYVSNDPKVEGILKKYSKSRGQKLWMI; encoded by the coding sequence ATGGCAATTCTGACAAGTAGTGAGCTGATCGGTTTTTATGCTGAATTTGCTTCGTGGGAGCTAAGTCGTCTTGATCCAGTCATTCTACGGGCGAATGTATATGTGGAGGGACAGGTGACTGTACCTGATCCTGTCCCCCTAGAATTGAAACTGGCCGTTGCAATGGTGGTCAAAGACATGGCCCAAGATCGACGATTGAGCAGTACCAAGCAAGGAGATTATCAGGAGACGTTTTCCTACGTGAGCAATGACCCTAAAGTCGAAGGTATCCTCAAAAAATATAGCAAGAGCAGGGGGCAGAAGTTGTGGATGATCTAA
- a CDS encoding phage tail assembly chaperone, which produces MSQFLTMEDFLSMNTEEVVKDVWVWKKKGVKLPIRSVSGEVYFKARKAALKVSVSGKKSKAERKVEFDDLRLKAEIIIAGIDTDRTDFRIDSQQVLAKFGKIAAVDIVPCIFSPNEIDALYEAISKISDFTDDEEAEEEVKNS; this is translated from the coding sequence ATGAGTCAGTTTTTGACGATGGAAGACTTTTTGAGCATGAATACAGAAGAAGTCGTAAAGGACGTATGGGTTTGGAAGAAGAAAGGCGTTAAGCTACCGATCCGTTCGGTCTCCGGTGAAGTGTATTTCAAGGCAAGAAAGGCAGCATTGAAAGTTTCTGTCTCCGGTAAGAAGAGTAAAGCAGAACGGAAAGTGGAGTTTGATGACTTGCGTTTGAAAGCAGAGATCATTATTGCAGGTATCGATACGGACCGTACAGATTTTCGCATTGATTCTCAACAAGTGCTTGCGAAGTTCGGTAAGATTGCTGCTGTTGATATAGTCCCTTGCATTTTCAGCCCGAATGAAATTGATGCGCTTTATGAGGCCATCTCAAAGATCAGCGATTTCACGGATGACGAGGAGGCTGAGGAAGAGGTAAAAAACTCATAA
- a CDS encoding minor capsid protein: MSREERYQEELEARIEKHGVKLKKLFSKANKSIVQEITDLYARFAESGEELVSLIYNAARLDLIMTSIKTILHTLRMEEEQQLRITWAEEYKLSLFHHLYFLEQDAQVEVRLPQINTGMVLAALERPWQGRHFSKRIRMRTDLLAAAMEDVITQGAAQGWGVTRTAKEITKRTTESWANAKRLARTELNRAAAQGQTMAYQANSDIVSEKEFCATLDKWTSSECRKLDGKRYPLDYDTADNPGREGERIPNHPNCRSYWRPVMKSKVLEKLERERSYRIDQERGYTSARTYKEWAEAKGLPQ, translated from the coding sequence ATGAGCAGAGAGGAACGCTATCAAGAGGAACTGGAAGCGAGAATCGAAAAGCATGGGGTCAAATTAAAAAAGCTGTTCTCCAAAGCCAATAAAAGCATTGTGCAAGAAATTACTGACCTCTACGCCCGATTTGCTGAAAGCGGAGAAGAGCTAGTGTCCTTGATTTATAACGCCGCACGGCTCGACCTCATCATGACAAGCATAAAAACTATCTTACACACCCTCCGAATGGAAGAAGAGCAGCAACTACGAATCACATGGGCGGAGGAGTACAAGCTCAGCCTGTTCCATCACCTCTATTTTCTTGAACAGGATGCACAAGTAGAGGTTCGGCTTCCACAGATCAATACTGGGATGGTACTTGCTGCATTGGAGCGACCATGGCAAGGCAGGCATTTTTCCAAACGGATTCGCATGCGTACTGACCTGTTGGCGGCAGCAATGGAGGATGTAATCACCCAGGGCGCAGCTCAGGGATGGGGTGTGACCCGAACAGCCAAGGAAATTACAAAAAGGACAACGGAGAGCTGGGCAAATGCGAAACGACTGGCTCGGACTGAATTAAACCGGGCTGCAGCCCAAGGGCAAACGATGGCTTACCAAGCTAATTCAGATATTGTGAGTGAAAAGGAATTTTGTGCCACGTTGGACAAGTGGACTTCTTCTGAGTGCCGCAAGCTAGACGGCAAGAGATATCCGCTTGACTATGATACAGCCGACAATCCAGGGCGTGAGGGTGAACGCATACCAAATCATCCAAATTGTCGATCGTACTGGCGGCCAGTAATGAAATCGAAGGTCTTGGAGAAGCTGGAACGCGAGCGCTCTTACCGGATTGATCAGGAGAGAGGCTACACTTCAGCACGCACCTATAAAGAATGGGCAGAGGCAAAAGGATTACCCCAGTAG
- a CDS encoding phage tail tube protein — translation MKETYSGTHGHFYDQNGRELPECIGFELSEEFEKGESKRAGKLRKRHRVLASSVSMTATFERTSDIQQLIMEISANPEKKVNFIGELDDKIAGKYRVAVTGFCPDSLSLAKWSHGELDEDTTLEGTVDDYEFI, via the coding sequence ATGAAAGAAACGTATTCCGGTACCCATGGGCATTTTTATGACCAGAATGGAAGGGAACTCCCCGAGTGCATTGGCTTTGAGCTCTCTGAGGAATTTGAGAAGGGTGAAAGTAAGAGGGCTGGGAAGCTTCGGAAAAGACATCGTGTGCTGGCATCATCTGTTAGCATGACAGCTACGTTTGAACGTACATCGGATATCCAGCAGCTCATCATGGAAATCTCGGCAAACCCCGAAAAGAAAGTGAATTTCATTGGGGAACTCGACGACAAAATTGCTGGCAAGTATCGCGTCGCAGTGACTGGTTTTTGTCCCGACTCTCTGTCATTAGCAAAATGGAGTCACGGTGAACTTGATGAGGATACAACGCTTGAAGGTACAGTTGACGACTACGAGTTTATTTAA